TTGCGCCCACCACGATCTCTTCCGATGCTAATGAAATTGATGTAACAACCACTCTGGAAGACAAGACCAAATTTGACCTTGAATATTCACCAGGTGAAGTTTTGGTCAAAATCAACAAAAATGAAAACAGCAAATCTTCTTATGTCAGGATCAAAAAAATGTGTGAAGAGATAAAAAGAGCCATTGGGAAAAAATAGCAGCCATAATTTTCAAATCCGGTCATACCTTCAAAGTTTGACCGGATTTTTTTGTTCTAAATTAATTTTTGCCATTAGACTTTTTAGTCTATTTTTATATTGAAATTTACTATACGGCTATGAAAAAAGCAGAAAGAACAAGGCAATTTATTATCGAGACGGCAGCGCCTATTTTTAATGAAAAAGGAATTGCCGGAACCACGATAGACGATGTTTTGGCAGCTACGAAAATGGCAAAAGGCGGCCTTTACGGCCATTTTAACAGTAAAGAGGAAATTGCATATACGATGGTCGATTTTCTGTTGGGGAAACTTTCTGACAGAGTAATTTCGGAAATTGGCAAGGAGAAAACAGCCAAAGGCAAGCTTTTCGCTTTCATGAATGTTTACAAAAATCCTTTGGCATCGTACATAGAAGGTGGCTGTCCGATTTTAAATTTTGGCGTGGAATCTGACGATACAAGTTCGGTTGTTAAGAAAAAAGTAAAAGATATTATTGAGGGCACGCGAACAATGCTGACCGAAATCATAAACAGCGGAATTAC
The nucleotide sequence above comes from Dyadobacter subterraneus. Encoded proteins:
- a CDS encoding TetR/AcrR family transcriptional regulator, coding for MKKAERTRQFIIETAAPIFNEKGIAGTTIDDVLAATKMAKGGLYGHFNSKEEIAYTMVDFLLGKLSDRVISEIGKEKTAKGKLFAFMNVYKNPLASYIEGGCPILNFGVESDDTSSVVKKKVKDIIEGTRTMLTEIINSGITNKEFSDTLDAQDFALKLFTTLEGAMMVSRVTGSNKPMNDLIRMLKKDLELHEIKA